The DNA region AGGGTTGGGGTCCACCTACGGGGTCAGACCAGACGGACACATTAGACACACGCATCTCCCACAGGCCCACTCTGGGGACGAATGACATTCAGTAGCGTTGACACTTCTGTTGAGTTTCTCACGCAAGCGTTGACAAGATACAAATGAAACTCGTTGAGGTGAGAGCCATCTGTTACGGGCTAAGGAGGGTGGGCCGGAGGGCCGGCTCACCTCGCTGTACCGCAGTGAGGCCGAAACTCCTGGACGTAGGCCATGAGGGGTCTCTCGAGGAGGCCGCTGAGCTCGTCCTCCGCAGGGCTGCAGGGGGCCGATGAGCTGTTCTGGACAGCTTCAGCATCGGTCACCACAGAGCTGTACTCTGGGGGGGCTGTGAGGTGGAGAgggaaacacacagtgaggccTCGATCCAGGACAGGAAGTGCAGCCATGACACCTGCTAGCCACTAAAGCCACTAGCACTGGCCGCATGTTCTGAAGTAGCTGATCTGAAGCTTTGATTGATCATTCGTtatagctaacttgctaatcACATCGCAGTCCATTTCTACCTAGTACATCTGTTGAAATGGAAAGTGGTCATTTTTTACAATCCTAACTATGCTAACTCCTGTCAATTTCTGTTGTTTAacagaggtctgtgtgtgtgtgtgtgtgtgtgtgttgatgcggaggaggagacagagaagcTACTCACGCTCGGGCTGCTCGGCGATGGCCATGCGGATCCACTCAAGGTTGACGCTGTACTGACTACTGACGCTGGATGTGCGACTGCCAAATGGATGCAGAGGGATGGTGCCCATCACCAGCGGCAGCTCCAGAAACAGCTTAGAGGTGCCtggcacatccacacacacctggcacacagagagggggacaaCCATTAGCAATACAGCTAGCAACCACAGTGTGATAGGTATCTGTGTTGAGGACATTAGCATTACAGCTAGCAACCACAGTGTGATAGGTATCTGTGTTGAGGACATTAGCATTACAGCTAGCAACCACAGTGTGATAGGTATCTGTGTTGAGGACATTAGCATTACAGCTAGCAACCACAGTGTGATGGGTATGTGTGTTGAGGCCATGAAAGTCAGTCTGTGTAAATAAGAGAACTGTATTTAATTATTAATTCATTGAAGTATGCTATAAAAACCAGTAGGTGTTGGTTCAGGCGCGGTCCAGGTGTGAAGTGAGGGGTCTGCGAGGGGACCAGTGTGAGGAGAGAGGCCACGCTGGACGAGAGGCTCACCTTGAGGGTGTACTCCACTTTGATGATGCGGCACTGAAGGATAGAGGGCCCGACGGGCGGGATCTTGATGGCGCGGCCGTGCCAGGTCTCGCGGCGCCGGGCACCCACGGGGTCACCGCAGAGCGTAGCCACCACTGCCCGCTTCTGCTTCATGGTGCCACGTGCGATGAACGTCTGCGTCTGCGTGATGTAGGCCTTGGGCACGATGGAACGAGACGTAGCGTTGTCAAACTCGGCAAACACGGGGATGACTTcgcctgagggagagagagtgaacaggAAGCAGTCATTACCAAAGCCGTCTGTGGTGGCGGATCAGTCAGCGCCAGTGATTGTGGTTACTGAAGTCAATTATTGTGGCATCACCTACCTGGAGTGTAGCCTTTGCGGTCGATCTTTGCTGTTACAGACACCTGTCCAAAGTTGCGGTACCACACACGTGCGTTCTTGTCTTTGGTTCCAGCTTGAGGTGCCTTAAAGAGGAGGAACATTTTTAGACTCCTGTTTGAGAACTTCTTGCTAAAGCTCTGAAATAGCATGAAAAGATGAATTGTGAACATACCAGAAGAGCGGGCGTGTTGATGTCAATGGGCTCGATGACGGTGAACTCCTTCTTGATCTTCCTGACGGTGCACCACGGCCTGTGCAGCTTCACCTTGACCCAGTAGCGGATGCTGCCGTGCTTGCCCTCGAAGGAGGTCACCAACGTCCTGAGGTGGAGAATGGGGAGCAAGTTAGGAACCGCTCTCCACTCACAATAACGTGGTGCCACGAAGAAAAACAAACGCACCAACTttccctctcgctttctctcacacacacacaaacgttaaGTTAGGGTGATTAAAAGTGAAACTCACTCCTCAGGAAGCTGGAAACTGAATGGGAATTCGTGCTTGCCAGCAGGAAGGATAGTCAGCTCTCCATTGTCTGTGGGGGCAGACAGATAGACATTTCAATTAAGCATCACGTCGCCATAAAACTAACTCAGGTCACGGCAAAACTGGCTTTATTTCATCACAAATTGGTTGTTACGTTTCCACATTTACATGACATAATTTGACATCACGTCAGagacaaacacccacacaggcTGTGCTGAAAAAAGTAGCTACCTTGTCAGAGCAGTGCCTTAACTGCACAAACAACTGTACAAAGAGCAAGTTACTGTACCACCCGCAAATGAAAAGTCATTTCTAATCGCTGTATATTTCTTGTGAACGCAATTTCCATCAAATGGAAAACAAAaagttcaaaacaaaacaaaaagggaaACTATTCGAGTTCCTGATACTTATGATGCCCCAAACAAAGGATCTGGCACCTTCtcgaaaacacaacacaaataacTTAGAAAATGTTCAAACGTGGCGGAGAGGATATTCTATGAAGAAGTCGAGCTTTGTTGTTCTCATTTGACAGCACAAAGCAAAGTACCCAGTCTCATTCACCGAGCGAATGTGAGTGAATGACTAACCTGCTTGCAGAAGCAACTCTCTCCGGTTCAGGTACTCCACTTCATCGCTGTAATTTTGGGTATAAGCGGTGCTTGATCCAGCGCTTCGCGATTCTGTCCAATGCACTTTCGCAAAACCTTCTGCATGTAACTTCAATGACTCGATTTTGCTCTCTCCACCGAGCTCCAGGACAACTTTTCCCGAGACCACATCACCGCTGCTAAACACGGGTGGGGAGTCGATCTCAGGCGAGTCAAAGACGATGTCAAACTTTTTCACTTTGTCGAAAATCATCTTGTAAAATCCCAAACCACTGCTTCGAAGGACACTTCGTTATTTTCCTGACACTTGTCGACTAACGTCAAGTGTGTCGTGAGATCAGTGCTGAGTAGCCTCTTCCCTGTGAGTGCAACTAAACTGACTCTGTTAGGAGCCTGCAGTCCTTTAACATGGAGGGGGCGGGCTTTCTGCATTTATTATGTAAGGCTTGGGGCTAAGACTGGAGCTCGCTAATAAACATCTTCGCAGGGTGTGGACAGCGAACGGGGCTGAGCTTGGCCGATGATTGATGGTTGCAGGTTCTTAGACGAAAACAAGCTGACTGAGCATGCTCCGAACTCTAGGATCCTCCCTTCAAAAATTTTTGCACAACAAAATAGTTTCACACTGTACTATTGTGCACAAATATTTACATCCAGTGTTCCCCATAATTTTAATTTGCCAAGAGCTTGGAACTTTGGTAGAGTTTGAATGCACACTCAACTGAGTTTATCAACAGTAATGATCAAATGCAAGATCGCTCACTGGATAATAGCATTAAGGGGACCATTGTTCTGCCAAAATCGAAAATAAACAACTCGCCACTCAGCCTACGTAAGGGGAAAAACGATTCCCTCAGACACAACTGTCAGACTATCTGCAGCGCTGATATGCACCATCTACTTGTTGAGTGTGATACACTATAGGCTACATACGGAACGCATGGTCTATCTTTGTTGCtgataaaaaaaacttgttttcAAGAGTTTCGAGCACAGGCCAAGTTGTAGCGAAGTTGTAGCGTTGGCTGCTGCCCCCCTGCGGTTTAGTTCATATCTGAACTCGTTGCACAATTATATTTGACATGAGCATAAGTCGCCCTCTGTTGATTACACTTGGTAATACAAACACCTGATTTTCAGGCTTGCTCGAAAaacataataataggcctacagcgaAATCACCAAGTAATCTGTATGGCAAAGGAACCTGCCAGTGACCCGTAGTCAGATTCGTAGCTGTGACTCGATGTTCCTGTATTGGTTTTATAAAATCAACTGAAACATATAACCAAAATCCACACATTTCCTTCCCAATATTATGACTTTTCATTCGGCCTAGGCCAGCGGTTTACACGCCAAACAACGATTCAAAGCACAATGTGTCAAACAATAACGTGATGTGTAGGCCTAAAATAATTAGAAAATTGAAAATAGGCTAACACATGTCTTAAACCATCGCATGTTATTTTCAATAgtctaggctagcctacaagtACTATgttttaaacacaaacacact from Alosa alosa isolate M-15738 ecotype Scorff River chromosome 9, AALO_Geno_1.1, whole genome shotgun sequence includes:
- the arrdc2 gene encoding arrestin domain-containing protein 2 is translated as MLFKSIKSFQLELDGPDDAVYTSGEMVTGQVVLELNRDIKVRSMRVLGRGVATAHWLENRSVGMNTVYNDYTSKLTYFRKRQHLIRDNGELTILPAGKHEFPFSFQLPEETLVTSFEGKHGSIRYWVKVKLHRPWCTVRKIKKEFTVIEPIDINTPALLAPQAGTKDKNARVWYRNFGQVSVTAKIDRKGYTPGEVIPVFAEFDNATSRSIVPKAYITQTQTFIARGTMKQKRAVVATLCGDPVGARRRETWHGRAIKIPPVGPSILQCRIIKVEYTLKVCVDVPGTSKLFLELPLVMGTIPLHPFGSRTSSVSSQYSVNLEWIRMAIAEQPEPPPEYSSVVTDAEAVQNSSSAPCSPAEDELSGLLERPLMAYVQEFR